The following proteins are co-located in the Leptospira weilii genome:
- a CDS encoding DUF1569 domain-containing protein, protein MQKLNRREFLNSSVKFFVFIGAGGAIVPSLTGCSSEPKGVVNGNLSFVSLSQVLNELEIFKKLNSIRGYGAWDAGKVFLHCAQSIEYSIQGYPENKSALFQNTIGKLVFLNFASSKKMSHDLEAPIPGATEIRIGTDWKKSLSILRETILKFQTYDGELKPHFAYGSLSKEEYDLAHAMHIANHFSFLTFHS, encoded by the coding sequence ATGCAGAAACTCAATAGAAGGGAATTCTTGAATTCTTCCGTAAAATTTTTCGTTTTTATCGGCGCTGGCGGGGCGATTGTGCCGAGTTTGACCGGATGTAGTTCCGAGCCGAAGGGAGTCGTGAATGGAAATTTGTCTTTTGTTTCTCTCTCCCAAGTGTTAAATGAATTAGAAATATTCAAAAAATTGAATTCAATTCGAGGGTATGGAGCTTGGGATGCGGGCAAAGTGTTTCTTCACTGCGCTCAATCGATCGAATATTCGATCCAAGGTTATCCTGAAAATAAAAGCGCACTTTTTCAGAATACGATTGGAAAACTCGTCTTTTTAAACTTCGCATCTTCCAAAAAAATGTCCCACGACCTAGAAGCTCCGATACCCGGCGCTACGGAAATACGAATCGGTACGGATTGGAAGAAAAGCCTTTCTATTTTACGGGAAACCATTCTTAAATTTCAAACTTATGACGGAGAGTTGAAACCTCATTTCGCTTACGGAAGTTTATCTAAGGAAGAATACGATTTGGCACACGCGATGCATATCGCCAATCATTTCAGTTTTTTAACGTTTCACTCTTGA
- a CDS encoding GGDEF domain-containing phosphodiesterase, whose protein sequence is MQIQNLSPSLQKSLLYFSDQSTEGIVVLDRDWKTVYANHKFQNFWSFPNFQVLYEKIIPLLKSKENQHLENDTNISHLLQEIEDPEDSFLDETNFQLRLSVHNFEDSYMIRFKPQPNTQTKNGYETGHWDRNTNLPNQKYFLNHFGKQITEDDSAINGHFSFLISISNPDSIVSKENNSYFEYIYTKVADRLKKYLNPNDHLFRIESDKFLISSAHIDSEIKAEWFAECIQMLFDFPFTYEEREFHLNVNIGYTKFDSKSGSDMNALGILKEALQRSCLLGPNSLFYYDQNAIASTFEKSKIEIDLRKVLNRNELEIHFQPIIDLKENRFFSMETLVRWNHPEKGKLLPGSFISIAESSSFIKTIGEWMIWETFRYYENSILKSENVSLSLNISPKQLGDKNIFPLLKEASDYYKIQPSHIILEIVEDSFDSRESQIGKVIASLKDYGFKFAIDDFGKGYSSLGRLIHLPIDYIKLDKMFLFNYFQTSTRAVITSMVNLVQAMGKAIIVEGVENEIQHKLLRELNCDFGQGYYYSHPMEIDLAEKLVRNKEIPFS, encoded by the coding sequence ATGCAAATACAGAACCTATCTCCGTCCTTACAAAAATCATTGTTGTATTTTTCGGATCAGTCGACGGAAGGAATTGTTGTTTTAGACCGTGACTGGAAAACTGTATATGCAAATCATAAATTTCAAAATTTTTGGTCCTTTCCAAACTTCCAAGTGCTTTACGAAAAGATAATACCTCTTCTTAAATCCAAGGAAAATCAACATTTGGAGAACGATACGAACATATCCCATCTTCTTCAAGAAATCGAAGACCCCGAAGATTCCTTTTTAGACGAAACAAATTTCCAACTACGACTCAGCGTTCACAATTTTGAAGACTCTTATATGATTCGGTTTAAACCTCAACCGAATACCCAAACCAAAAACGGATACGAAACGGGACACTGGGATCGAAACACGAATCTTCCCAATCAAAAATATTTTTTAAATCATTTTGGAAAACAAATCACCGAAGACGACTCCGCCATCAACGGACATTTTTCGTTTTTGATTTCCATATCCAATCCGGATTCGATCGTATCCAAAGAAAACAATTCTTATTTTGAATATATCTACACGAAAGTGGCCGATCGATTGAAAAAGTATCTGAATCCAAACGATCATTTATTTAGAATTGAAAGCGACAAATTTTTAATTTCATCCGCACATATAGATTCCGAAATCAAAGCGGAATGGTTCGCGGAATGCATCCAAATGCTTTTTGATTTTCCTTTCACTTATGAAGAAAGAGAATTCCATCTCAACGTGAACATCGGCTACACAAAATTCGATTCCAAATCCGGATCGGATATGAACGCTCTCGGAATTCTAAAAGAGGCTCTCCAGCGATCCTGTTTGCTCGGTCCAAACTCCTTGTTTTACTACGACCAAAACGCAATCGCCTCAACTTTCGAAAAATCGAAAATCGAAATCGACCTGAGAAAGGTACTAAACCGTAACGAATTGGAAATTCATTTTCAACCTATCATCGATCTCAAAGAGAACCGATTTTTTTCTATGGAAACTCTGGTACGTTGGAATCATCCGGAAAAAGGTAAACTTCTTCCCGGAAGTTTCATTTCGATCGCCGAGAGTTCCAGTTTTATCAAAACCATCGGAGAATGGATGATCTGGGAAACGTTCCGATATTACGAAAATTCAATATTAAAATCGGAGAATGTCTCCTTATCCTTAAACATATCTCCGAAACAACTCGGCGATAAAAATATCTTTCCGCTGCTTAAAGAGGCGAGCGACTATTATAAAATCCAACCGAGTCATATCATTTTGGAAATTGTGGAAGATTCTTTCGATTCGAGAGAGTCCCAAATCGGTAAGGTTATCGCCTCTCTCAAAGATTACGGATTTAAGTTTGCGATCGACGATTTCGGAAAAGGATATTCTTCTTTAGGAAGGCTCATTCACCTTCCGATCGATTATATCAAGCTAGACAAAATGTTTCTTTTCAATTACTTTCAAACTTCCACTCGCGCGGTGATTACTTCCATGGTAAATTTGGTGCAAGCAATGGGCAAGGCGATCATTGTGGAAGGCGTGGAGAACGAAATACAACACAAACTTCTTCGAGAGCTCAATTGTGATTTCGGTCAGGGATACTATTATTCTCACCCGATGGAAATCGATCTCGCGGAAAAATTAGTTCGAAACAAGGAAATTCCTTTCTCTTAA
- the sppA gene encoding signal peptide peptidase SppA, translating into MERNRLALAITFVLTTLSVLIGLVNISLSTTTSKYSRVTGGTFFRTAPIGAALIKVEGEIHSGHSTFESTGSESILQKLRDIEQNPNIKGILIEINSPGGTVGASQEVYNELMRLRKTRKIVVSMKDMAASGGYYIASSADKIFALSGTITGSIGVIAMAPNIKGLLDRYGVKVRTYKEGKYKDSLSLFRDSTPEEDEMIQKMLSDTYNEFIQDVAKGRNQTVKSVQNLAEGRIYSGQDAFRNKLVDEIGGRKEALEELSRLCQYDGEIPLYEEEESPFDRLFMMLGSKMNSFSSERIFFREFKNSPVLVILPQAIR; encoded by the coding sequence GTGGAAAGAAATCGTTTAGCATTAGCAATTACATTCGTATTAACTACTTTGTCCGTATTGATCGGACTTGTGAATATCTCTTTATCAACAACGACTTCGAAATATTCTCGAGTCACAGGGGGAACTTTTTTCCGTACGGCCCCGATTGGTGCGGCGCTGATCAAAGTCGAAGGCGAGATCCATTCGGGACATTCTACCTTTGAATCTACGGGATCCGAAAGTATTCTTCAAAAGTTGAGAGATATAGAACAAAACCCGAATATTAAAGGAATCTTAATCGAAATAAACTCGCCCGGGGGAACCGTCGGCGCCTCGCAGGAAGTTTATAACGAGTTGATGCGTCTACGAAAAACAAGAAAGATCGTAGTGTCCATGAAAGATATGGCCGCTTCCGGGGGATATTATATCGCTTCTTCGGCGGATAAAATTTTCGCACTCTCCGGAACGATCACAGGATCGATAGGAGTAATTGCGATGGCTCCGAATATCAAAGGGCTTTTGGATCGTTACGGAGTGAAGGTGAGGACGTATAAGGAAGGAAAGTATAAGGACTCCTTATCTTTATTTCGAGACTCCACACCCGAAGAAGATGAAATGATTCAGAAAATGCTCTCCGATACGTATAACGAATTCATTCAAGACGTTGCGAAAGGAAGAAACCAAACCGTGAAGTCGGTTCAAAACTTAGCGGAAGGAAGAATCTATTCCGGACAAGATGCGTTTAGAAATAAACTCGTAGACGAAATCGGCGGAAGAAAGGAAGCCCTGGAGGAATTGTCCAGGCTCTGTCAGTACGACGGAGAGATTCCTCTTTATGAAGAGGAAGAGTCCCCGTTTGACAGATTGTTTATGATGTTAGGGTCCAAGATGAATTCTTTTTCGAGTGAAAGAATTTTCTTCAGAGAATTCAAAAATTCACCGGTACTCGTAATTCTTCCTCAGGCTATCAGGTAG
- a CDS encoding hemerythrin domain-containing protein: MNIEFYKVQYAEIQKLLNDIEKRLLREGEISEGMDELLHELASFSARLKLHLNLEENLIYPKIKSLQIENISSLAENFRSRSIDLKNSFKKYYSNWLLPSSILKNESQFREETEELIFNLRDKFRKEENEIYVLL, from the coding sequence TTGAACATAGAGTTCTATAAGGTTCAGTACGCCGAAATTCAAAAACTGCTGAACGATATTGAAAAAAGACTTCTTAGGGAAGGGGAAATTTCCGAAGGCATGGACGAACTTTTGCACGAGCTTGCAAGTTTTTCCGCGAGATTGAAGCTTCATCTTAATCTGGAAGAGAATTTGATCTATCCCAAAATCAAAAGTTTACAGATTGAAAATATTTCCTCTCTTGCCGAAAACTTCAGAAGCCGCTCCATCGATCTGAAAAATTCTTTTAAAAAGTACTACTCCAACTGGTTGCTCCCTTCCTCCATTTTAAAAAACGAAAGTCAGTTTCGGGAAGAAACGGAGGAGTTGATTTTCAATTTGAGGGATAAGTTTCGAAAAGAAGAAAATGAAATTTATGTTCTTCTTTAA
- the surE gene encoding 5'/3'-nucleotidase SurE codes for MNILITNDDGIASSGIKALEAILQKEHDTFLIAPLRERSATSMALSIYDSMRVERINDNHYIVDGYPADCVNIGLHGDIFPKIDFVLSGINRGVNLGHDIHYSGTVGAARHGAVHSRLSLAVSSGNVTKDYDYIREAEFVRHFINEYSSLLKVGIVYNMNIPFDFVSSTENLRITRLGKRTYEDTYSKKNIIGGIADFYLGGSELGHATEEGTDFTAFFSGKISLTPLSLDQTDFSLVRELSDSFSNRLS; via the coding sequence ATGAATATTTTAATTACAAACGACGATGGAATTGCCTCTTCGGGGATCAAAGCTTTGGAGGCAATTCTTCAAAAAGAACACGATACGTTCCTAATCGCTCCTTTGAGAGAAAGGTCCGCAACTTCCATGGCATTGTCGATTTACGATTCGATGAGAGTGGAAAGAATCAACGATAATCATTATATCGTAGACGGATATCCTGCGGACTGCGTGAACATAGGATTACACGGAGATATTTTTCCGAAGATAGATTTTGTATTATCCGGAATCAATCGAGGTGTGAATTTGGGCCACGATATTCATTACTCGGGAACGGTCGGAGCGGCGAGACACGGAGCGGTCCACAGCCGACTTTCTTTGGCTGTAAGTTCCGGAAATGTTACTAAAGATTATGATTATATTCGAGAAGCTGAATTCGTTCGGCATTTCATCAACGAATATTCCTCTCTTTTGAAGGTGGGAATCGTCTACAACATGAATATTCCGTTCGACTTCGTCTCTTCGACGGAAAATCTTAGGATTACCAGGCTGGGAAAGCGTACATACGAGGACACTTATTCTAAGAAAAATATCATCGGAGGTATCGCCGATTTTTATCTCGGTGGTTCCGAACTGGGACATGCCACGGAAGAAGGAACTGACTTTACCGCTTTTTTCTCCGGAAAAATTTCCTTAACTCCTTTGTCTCTCGATCAGACGGATTTTTCGCTTGTGCGCGAACTTTCGGATTCTTTCAGCAATCGTTTGTCTTAG
- a CDS encoding tetratricopeptide repeat protein, giving the protein MSDKSKKSKKRILQEIDKGNFLFALTLIDREISSGNEDPELYYNFAICCVRTNNHKKCVSILEELLEKFPRFGERENSILMIVYALIQNKEYVKALEKCEERLKIQVDDLRILSMKAFALEKSGRIEDAIDIHKKILKLRPDYKNSLNSLGYLLLNQRDPSPEEWKLAADCLKSVLKNEPENPAYLDSFGVLLYKSGKKEEAILAFKKALLKVPTHPEILRHIEKVEDST; this is encoded by the coding sequence ATGTCGGATAAAAGTAAAAAATCTAAAAAGAGAATTCTTCAGGAAATCGATAAGGGAAATTTTCTTTTTGCCCTTACTCTGATCGATCGTGAGATTTCCTCCGGCAACGAGGACCCGGAATTATATTATAATTTTGCGATATGTTGCGTTAGAACCAATAATCATAAGAAATGCGTTTCCATTTTGGAGGAACTTCTTGAAAAATTTCCCAGATTCGGCGAGCGGGAGAATTCGATTCTTATGATTGTGTACGCTTTAATTCAAAATAAAGAATATGTTAAAGCACTGGAAAAATGTGAGGAACGTCTCAAGATTCAAGTGGACGATTTGAGAATTCTTTCCATGAAGGCTTTCGCTTTGGAAAAGTCCGGTCGTATAGAAGACGCAATCGATATTCATAAAAAGATTCTTAAATTACGTCCCGATTATAAGAACAGTTTAAATTCTCTCGGTTATCTGCTTTTGAATCAAAGAGATCCAAGTCCAGAAGAATGGAAATTGGCCGCCGATTGTTTAAAATCAGTTCTTAAAAACGAACCTGAAAATCCCGCATATTTGGATTCCTTCGGCGTACTTCTGTATAAGAGCGGTAAGAAAGAAGAAGCGATTTTGGCTTTTAAAAAAGCCCTCTTGAAAGTTCCTACACACCCTGAGATCTTACGACATATCGAAAAAGTGGAAGACTCTACTTGA
- a CDS encoding efflux RND transporter permease subunit: MKSLIESFIRNRLFMYLGMAFIFVSGIVSLLGLRRDAFPNVDMKQMVISTKFPGASPADVELRITYPIEEKLKEIDGIDEIRSFSRNSVSDIDVRVSLEEKDPEKVLNEIRRAVDNAMSEFPAQVTEKPKMTERKSGSFPILEFSIFGGKDEIELHTTAEFIEREIEKIQGVARVDVFGKRDREWHILVNANKLKQYSLDLNDIISTIRNRNINIPAGSVDSETAFDLRIDGEFKDPSEIGKIPTRTNEIFSTVKLGDIARVEDTFEYPRFLAIANGKQGLILSVIKKERADAIEVADNVHFKLRELSKTYPSGMKTFMLNDEAKRTKNRLNVVSSNALIGFTIVFGILFLFLDFRTATLTSLSLPFSMLMTFAVLPLFDVSFNMISMMGLIISLGMLVDNSIVISENIYTYLSEKNDTFTASLRGTVEMVVPIFGSYLTTVTAFLPMLFMTGIMGKFIWEIPLVVIVALTASLIESFLFLPARIVAFAKTPDQMKIKSRFRLKMDSIFHSIETSFSKFVSFNIQHKKSSFAIILLLIFGSCGAMSQMDFILFPKEDIEIIMIKAEFSPTSRIFQTREKTKYMENIVQKIPKEELVSYSTKIGVQQTDPDDPLSRFGENLAVILIYLTPEAKRTRKASEILRSIESDLRKTPGVNEVFLEEFGNAPPIGAPITISIQGNDYEILKKISNELQAFLKSIPGVFSVRDDYRYGRKQMYIQLDKGLESFTGISTLSAANGLRTAYDGERAGTVRKGRTKIYLRVLYDRDFRKNPNEIKSIPLRNKAGNITNLAKISKMNLIESPELLAHKDFDRAITVNGDVKLDEITAHDANQRVANEFKPLIERQYPGISITFGGEEKDTQRSMTSLAKAGLIAIFGIFGILALTIRSFWKPILILSTIPLGIIGIVIGFPLSGKSISFLAMIGIIGLAGVLVNASIVLVDCIDSIRKDSKASMDEILVEASKRRFRPILLTTLTTVAGLLPTAYSLGGSDPILIPMTLALGWGLGFGTLGSLFYVPVTLSVFNDLMIKFGKKKTKKK, translated from the coding sequence ATGAAATCACTTATAGAATCTTTTATCAGAAACCGCTTATTCATGTATTTGGGAATGGCCTTCATCTTTGTATCGGGAATCGTTTCTCTTCTAGGTTTGCGAAGAGACGCATTCCCCAACGTGGACATGAAACAAATGGTTATTTCCACAAAATTTCCAGGGGCCTCACCCGCAGACGTGGAACTCAGAATCACTTATCCCATAGAAGAAAAACTCAAAGAAATCGACGGGATCGACGAAATTCGCTCTTTTTCTCGCAACTCTGTCTCGGACATAGACGTTCGGGTAAGTTTGGAAGAAAAAGATCCCGAAAAAGTTTTAAATGAAATCCGAAGAGCCGTGGATAACGCTATGTCCGAATTTCCGGCCCAAGTCACCGAAAAACCGAAAATGACAGAACGCAAATCGGGATCGTTTCCAATACTTGAATTCTCGATTTTCGGAGGAAAGGACGAAATCGAACTTCATACGACCGCCGAATTTATAGAACGTGAAATAGAAAAAATTCAAGGCGTAGCGAGAGTGGACGTTTTCGGAAAAAGGGATAGAGAATGGCATATTTTAGTAAACGCTAATAAGCTAAAGCAATATTCTTTAGACTTAAACGATATCATCAGCACAATTCGCAATAGAAATATCAATATTCCCGCAGGTTCGGTGGATTCGGAAACCGCGTTCGATTTAAGAATCGACGGAGAATTCAAAGATCCGTCCGAAATCGGCAAAATTCCGACCAGGACCAACGAGATTTTCTCGACGGTAAAACTCGGGGATATCGCGAGAGTGGAAGACACTTTCGAGTATCCGAGATTTCTCGCAATCGCAAACGGAAAACAAGGATTGATTCTTTCCGTGATCAAAAAGGAAAGAGCGGACGCAATTGAGGTTGCGGATAACGTTCATTTCAAACTGCGAGAACTATCCAAAACCTATCCTTCCGGAATGAAAACCTTCATGTTGAACGACGAGGCCAAAAGAACAAAAAATCGCCTCAACGTAGTTTCTTCCAACGCCTTGATCGGATTTACGATCGTTTTCGGAATCTTATTTCTATTTTTGGATTTTAGGACGGCGACCCTTACTTCTCTTTCTCTTCCGTTTTCGATGTTGATGACGTTTGCGGTTCTTCCGCTTTTCGACGTTTCGTTTAATATGATTTCGATGATGGGTTTGATCATCTCGTTGGGAATGCTCGTCGACAACTCAATCGTAATCTCGGAGAATATATATACGTATCTCTCGGAAAAGAACGATACGTTCACCGCATCATTACGCGGAACCGTAGAGATGGTTGTTCCGATTTTCGGATCTTATCTCACAACGGTAACAGCTTTTCTTCCGATGTTATTTATGACCGGTATCATGGGAAAATTCATCTGGGAAATTCCTTTGGTGGTGATCGTTGCACTTACCGCAAGTCTTATAGAGTCCTTCTTATTCTTACCAGCAAGAATCGTGGCCTTTGCGAAAACTCCAGACCAGATGAAAATCAAAAGTCGATTCCGACTCAAAATGGACTCCATTTTCCATTCGATCGAAACGAGTTTTTCAAAGTTCGTTTCGTTTAACATCCAACACAAAAAGTCTTCGTTTGCAATCATACTGTTGTTGATCTTCGGATCCTGCGGCGCCATGTCTCAGATGGACTTTATACTTTTTCCGAAAGAAGACATCGAGATCATCATGATCAAAGCCGAATTCTCTCCTACTTCCAGAATTTTTCAAACCAGAGAAAAAACGAAGTACATGGAAAATATCGTTCAAAAAATTCCCAAGGAAGAGTTGGTCAGCTACTCCACAAAAATCGGAGTACAACAAACGGATCCGGACGATCCCTTATCGCGTTTTGGCGAAAATCTCGCCGTAATTCTAATTTACCTGACTCCGGAAGCAAAACGGACAAGAAAAGCATCCGAAATTCTTCGCTCTATCGAATCGGATCTCAGAAAAACCCCAGGAGTAAACGAAGTCTTTTTAGAAGAATTCGGAAACGCTCCCCCGATAGGAGCGCCGATCACGATCTCGATCCAAGGAAATGATTACGAAATTCTAAAGAAGATTTCGAACGAGTTGCAAGCGTTCTTAAAATCGATCCCCGGGGTCTTCTCCGTTCGAGACGACTATCGTTACGGTCGCAAACAAATGTATATCCAGCTCGATAAGGGACTCGAAAGTTTTACGGGCATCTCCACATTATCCGCCGCAAACGGTTTGAGAACGGCCTACGACGGAGAAAGAGCCGGGACAGTTCGTAAGGGAAGAACAAAAATATATTTAAGAGTCCTCTACGACAGGGACTTTCGCAAAAATCCGAACGAAATCAAATCGATTCCTCTTAGAAACAAGGCGGGAAACATTACAAATCTTGCAAAGATTTCAAAAATGAATCTGATCGAATCCCCGGAACTTCTCGCGCATAAAGATTTCGATCGTGCCATCACAGTAAATGGAGACGTAAAGTTAGACGAAATAACGGCCCACGACGCAAACCAAAGAGTAGCGAACGAATTCAAACCTTTAATCGAACGACAATATCCCGGAATATCCATTACGTTCGGAGGAGAGGAAAAAGACACCCAAAGATCGATGACATCTCTCGCTAAAGCCGGTCTGATAGCGATCTTCGGTATCTTCGGAATTCTCGCGTTGACGATCAGAAGTTTTTGGAAACCGATATTGATACTCAGTACAATTCCATTAGGGATTATCGGAATTGTGATCGGTTTTCCTCTTTCCGGAAAATCTATCAGCTTCTTGGCGATGATCGGAATCATAGGCTTAGCGGGAGTTCTCGTAAACGCATCCATCGTCCTCGTAGATTGTATCGATTCGATTAGAAAAGATTCCAAGGCAAGCATGGACGAGATCCTGGTCGAAGCGAGCAAAAGAAGATTCAGGCCAATTCTTTTAACAACTCTTACCACGGTTGCGGGTCTATTACCGACCGCATACAGCCTCGGAGGCTCGGATCCGATTCTGATTCCGATGACATTAGCCTTAGGTTGGGGACTGGGTTTCGGAACGTTAGGAAGTCTTTTTTATGTTCCGGTCACATTATCCGTGTTTAACGATCTTATGATAAAATTCGGCAAAAAGAAAACCAAAAAGAAGTAA
- a CDS encoding polyhydroxyalkanoate synthesis regulator DNA-binding domain-containing protein, translating to MKLLKRYANRRLYDPETSKTITLEDVADMIINGEEIRVIDNMSGSDITPKILGQTFLKVSLGQRNEEFSNFMLSALIRETGKDISSLFGRLVLGGIGASYLTRDRLEKILQSMISLGELKLEMATEYRDDLLTHMASRASENKLRIQEDLKKIGKELEESTETDLPLEDLSEKIRKIAESVKEKEA from the coding sequence ATGAAACTTCTAAAACGATACGCGAATCGAAGACTCTACGATCCCGAGACGAGTAAAACAATCACTCTTGAGGACGTAGCGGACATGATTATCAACGGCGAAGAAATTCGTGTGATCGATAACATGTCCGGTTCCGATATCACTCCGAAAATTCTCGGACAAACTTTTCTCAAAGTTTCTCTGGGACAAAGGAACGAAGAATTTTCAAACTTCATGCTTTCGGCTCTGATTCGAGAAACCGGGAAAGACATAAGTTCCTTGTTCGGCAGATTGGTCTTAGGCGGAATCGGCGCGAGTTATCTCACTAGAGATCGGTTGGAAAAAATTCTCCAATCCATGATTTCGTTAGGCGAACTTAAACTTGAAATGGCCACGGAATACAGAGACGATCTCCTTACGCACATGGCAAGCAGGGCTTCCGAAAACAAATTGAGAATTCAAGAAGATCTCAAAAAAATCGGAAAAGAGCTGGAAGAATCCACGGAAACCGATCTGCCACTAGAGGACCTATCCGAAAAAATCCGTAAAATTGCCGAAAGTGTAAAAGAAAAGGAAGCCTGA
- a CDS encoding MBL fold metallo-hydrolase, producing MANQLKKRQENQEGNFYVDSTCIDCETCRIIAPSTFFEKNGGSYVRKQPETESEKIEALRALLSCPTTSIGTEDRMDLKEAKKTFPSKIEANVYYCGYHSKDSFGAFSYLILREDGNILVDSPRFVPSLASKIESLGGIRYHFLTHQDDVADHQKFRERFGCDRIIHEYDLRSIPSAEIVLKGETVFKLGRDVKIIPTPGHTKGHSVLSLEDRFLFTGDHLAYDPQKDRLIAFKGVCWYSWPEQINSMKKLKDYSFEWILPGHGYPVKKEYKTMQNLLKKCISWMEKR from the coding sequence GTGGCAAATCAGTTGAAAAAACGCCAAGAAAACCAAGAAGGCAACTTCTACGTGGATTCCACCTGTATCGACTGCGAAACGTGTAGAATCATCGCACCATCCACGTTCTTCGAAAAAAACGGAGGTTCTTACGTTAGGAAACAACCGGAAACGGAATCTGAAAAAATCGAAGCGCTTCGAGCCTTGCTTTCCTGTCCGACTACTTCTATCGGAACCGAAGACAGAATGGATCTAAAAGAAGCGAAAAAAACGTTTCCTTCCAAAATTGAAGCAAACGTATACTATTGCGGTTATCATTCAAAAGATTCCTTCGGAGCATTTTCTTATCTCATCCTTAGAGAAGATGGAAATATTCTCGTAGATTCTCCCCGATTCGTACCTTCTCTCGCAAGTAAGATAGAATCTTTGGGAGGAATCCGTTATCATTTTTTAACCCATCAAGACGATGTCGCCGATCATCAAAAATTCAGGGAACGATTCGGGTGTGACCGAATCATCCACGAATACGATCTAAGGTCGATTCCTTCCGCGGAAATCGTCTTAAAGGGCGAAACAGTATTCAAACTCGGGAGGGATGTCAAAATCATTCCCACTCCGGGACATACAAAAGGACACTCGGTATTATCATTGGAAGATCGGTTTCTTTTTACGGGAGACCATCTCGCCTATGATCCTCAAAAGGACCGCCTAATTGCTTTCAAGGGAGTTTGTTGGTATTCTTGGCCGGAACAGATCAATTCCATGAAAAAATTGAAGGACTATTCTTTCGAATGGATTTTACCGGGACACGGATATCCGGTAAAAAAGGAATACAAAACGATGCAGAATCTTTTAAAGAAATGTATTTCCTGGATGGAAAAACGTTAA
- a CDS encoding HEAT repeat domain-containing protein, with the protein MFKNISISIISFSISVLPLFSSDKAVEYADRVYFEQVRKLESGSYEEKLDAADYLKFVSNKLAVRPLLNALRGNPKTPKSLENHPYLKFTIAQALSVIDLEVAIKPTIEEYKKLEPTIQEKDEPYFTSKEDYTMVMAAGEILRTIGSYPYAKESEDVLVNALGHSNYYIRASAADGLKYMNRKETVNFLVSALEKEKNDFTKAAILNSIVHIMRVADKNFYALCDMLKSESPSVRYRVSIALGEVDLKAAEFYLRQALLVEDKQNVRDQIRKDLATVLGFKLPTISVIFAE; encoded by the coding sequence ATGTTTAAAAATATTTCGATCTCTATCATTTCGTTTTCTATCAGTGTTTTGCCTTTATTCTCCTCAGATAAGGCAGTAGAATACGCCGATAGAGTATATTTCGAACAGGTTAGAAAACTCGAGTCCGGTTCTTATGAGGAAAAGTTAGACGCCGCAGATTATCTTAAGTTTGTAAGCAACAAACTTGCCGTTCGCCCCCTTCTAAATGCGCTTCGTGGAAATCCTAAAACTCCTAAGTCTCTTGAAAATCATCCTTATCTCAAATTTACGATCGCTCAAGCCCTTTCCGTAATAGATCTGGAAGTTGCGATCAAACCGACAATAGAAGAATATAAAAAATTAGAACCCACCATCCAAGAGAAGGACGAACCTTATTTCACTTCGAAAGAAGACTATACGATGGTGATGGCAGCCGGTGAAATTTTAAGAACGATAGGAAGTTATCCCTATGCGAAAGAATCCGAAGACGTTCTTGTAAACGCCCTCGGCCATTCGAACTACTATATCCGCGCTTCGGCCGCAGACGGTTTGAAATATATGAACCGCAAGGAAACCGTAAACTTTCTCGTTTCCGCTTTGGAAAAAGAAAAGAACGATTTTACCAAAGCGGCGATTTTAAACTCCATCGTTCATATCATGAGAGTTGCCGATAAAAATTTTTACGCCCTCTGCGATATGCTGAAAAGCGAAAGCCCTTCGGTTCGTTATAGAGTTTCCATAGCTTTGGGGGAAGTGGATTTAAAGGCCGCCGAATTTTACCTTCGTCAGGCTCTTTTAGTGGAAGACAAACAAAACGTTCGCGATCAGATTCGTAAAGATTTAGCGACCGTTCTCGGTTTTAAACTGCCCACAATTTCCGTAATCTTTGCGGAATAA